Genomic segment of Murdochiella vaginalis:
AGGCTCTCATAGCGATCCCTCCTTAATGCGATGATGGTGATGCCAAGAAAAAGAACGAGGGTGATAGCCAGATGCGCCATCGCCGTATGATAAATCTCGCCCACTCCCTGTGTATAGAGACCATACAAACCGTCGTTCACCATATTAACCGGATTGAGTGCATCCAATAACGGGGCAGCAGCCTGCACACTCGTCCGTACGCCGGAAACCATCATGCCCGACAAAAAGCCTAAGAAAAGGGGCAATAAGATACCGATGGCCTGGCGGACCCCTTTTGCTTCCGGCAACAGGGCAGCCACCACAACACCGATCACGATGCCACAACACTGCCCCAAAAAAAGCAGAAGCAAAAGAGCCCAAATATTCGTCTTCGTCGCCGCTTCTGCGCCAAGGAGGCGAAGCAGTAGGTAGAGAACCAGGGTAAAGCCGATATAAATGACCAGATAGGCGCCAAAATGAAGCACAAAGCTTTTCCGACGCTCCAATGGGGATATCTGCTCTCGCAAGCCAAGTGGGCCTTGGTTCGCATGCAAGTTATCCAAAAGATGATTGCCCATGGAAAACGCATAAAAGGTGATGTAGGCAATGCAGGCGAACTGAAAACTGAGCATTTGATCGACGCCGCCTGTACGCAGATCCGGATTTACTTCCAGCGCTTCTACTTTTTGTTCTTGCGCTACCGCCGGCACCGATGTTGGAGCTTTTGTCACAGCAGATTTTGCAATTTCCTCCATATTGGTTTTGGTTTGGTACGAGCGCAATATCTGCTGTACAATCATCAGCACATAGGAACGCGCCATGCGCGTTTCATATTTTCCGGCTTTGGCATCCAGTACGATGGCGTCGATAGCGCCGGCATTCATCGCGGCTCGCGCTTCTTCGAGTGTGGAGAAGTTGCCATACACGAGTGGAAGTTTAGCATTTTTTTCCGGCGTCTCCTCTGTCCACTTTTGATTTTTCCAAACGCCTTTCTTGGCCTCAAGATCCGCCATAAAATCCGGGAAATCCGCCTCTTGTCCTTGAATCAACCCGATACGACTGACCGGCAAAGAGAGGTCTTCCTTTGTGGTCGGACGAAAGACCATGCTGAAAATGAGTAAGAGCACAACCGGCAAGGAAAAACCCCAAATCAGCGCTTCCCGCTGGCGGATGATCTGTTTCAGGTGATAAGCGAAAAGTTTACGCATGATCACGCAGCTCCTTTCCGGTGATTTCCAGAAAAACATCATTTAAGGTGGGTCGATCGGTTTCAATGGACAATAGAGAAATACCTTTTTCTTCTAATCGATGGATGAGATCAATGGCGCTCATGGCAGACGTGCGAAGCTGCAGTTGCAGATATTTTCCGTCATAAGAAGGCGACACGAATGCGGGCTCTTGCCTAATCCAGGCCAGTTGAGCGTCGGTAAGTTCTGCAACCCCCACTTTTACCGTCTCCCTCAGCGACGTTTGCGCCAGAATTTCACGGCTGGTTCCTTCCACTAACGACTTCCCGTGATCCAAAATGACCAAGCGATCGCACAGCAGTTCAATTTCTTCCATGTAGTGTGACGTATAGATGACCGTGGCACCCTCATCCCGCAGCTTACGAATGCCTTCCAGAATGCGGTTTCGGGATTGCGGATCCACCGCAACAGTCGGTTCATCCAAGATCAGAAGCCGCGGCTTATGCGCGATGCCGCAGGCTAAATTGAGACGTCGCAATAATCCGCCGGAAAGTTTGGATGGATGAAAATGACGAAAATCCTCCAGTTCTACAAAGTGAATGGCCTCTTCTACCAATGCTTTGCGTTTCTTTTCGTCCTGCACATAGAGACTGCAGAAATAATCAATATTCTCCTGGACAGTCAGTTCTTCATAGACCGCCACGTTCTGCGGTACCAGTCCGATCTGTTTTTTGACGGATGCATTTGTCGAGGACATCGGTGTGCCAAAAATTTCAATCTCACCATGGTCAAATTTGAGCAAGGCTAAAATGCAGTTAATCAAGGTCGTCTTACCGGATCCATTCGGACCCAACAAGCCAAATATCTCGCCTTTATCTACGGTCAAGCTGAGATGGTCAATGGCTACCAGTTCTTTGTAACGCTTGACCAAATCGTTGACCTTTACCACATGTTCCATATTGCCTCCTTATATTGAGCTTTTGACGCCGTTTTTCAGATGGTTGTCGCTTTCGTTATTTTGCTTTTCTTCTTTTCTTTATTCTCAGTGTAAACGGAGCAAGAGAAGAAAACGAGAGTCTTCTGTCATGATCTCACATGACAAATGTCATCTTCCGTTGTCTTTTATCCCCGGTCTTGCCTTTGCTATAATAAATGTGTCGGAAAAGCGGCAAGGTTCAGCCAAAGGAGGCAATCGTGAAGCGATTTTATTTGTGGGGTGGCGTCGTTCTTCTCTCCGTTCTTGCCACCTTCTTTTTGTCCGCGTTGCCTCTATCCGTGGATGCATATCTTCATATTCTGTTTATTCTTAGCGGCAATGCTCTATTTTATCTGTTGTCGCTTTTGGCACCGGAAAAAGTATCCCAAAAGCACAAGGCATTTCTTTTCCTTCTATCCGCGTCCTTAATCACCTTGTTCAGCGGATCGCTTCCCTATCTGGTGGCCTTCCTTCCGGGACTCTTTTTTCTTCTTCCGGATTCGTCCCCTATTCGTTTAACGGGTATCTTGCTTTTTCTTATCGTTTTTCTTTGCTGTGGCGTCTCGCCGTACACGCTGTTACTCAGCGTTCTCGCCTTTTATGCGAATTATGTGGCCGGTACATGGCGCAAAGACAGCCATCGCTTGGAAAAAACCTTGTATTCGCTGGATGAAGAGACGCAGAAATCCAATGTGCTCAACCGTCGTTATCTCGCTCTGGAAGAATCGCAGTCTCTTCTGCAGGATAATGCCATCCTTCAGGAACGACAGCGCATTGCGCGGGATATCCATGACCACGTCGGGCATGAGCTGACGTCTGCCATTCTCCAGTTAAAAGCGTTGGAATTTCGAATCGCAGATCCATCCCTGCTTGTTCCTGTCCGTCAATTACTGGAGGAGAGTATGACGGAAATCCGTAACAGCGTACACAATCTGCATGATCAATCGTTGAATTTAGCCGAAGAAGTTCAGCTCCTATTGGATCGCTATACCTACTGTCCGGTCTATAAAGAAATCCATCTGCAAACCGAACCACCTGGTGCAGTCCATTTTACGCTTCTGGCCGCCATTAAGGAGGCATTAAAAAACACTGCCACCCATTCCAATGCGACAAAAGCGGAAATTCTTTTAAGCGAGACGCCAACGTTTTACCGCTTATTGCTTGTGGATAACGGTACGACAGCTGTCAAACATCCTGAAGCCGGCAATGGGCTTGGCCTGCTTTCCCTACAACAGCGCGTAGACGCCTTGAACGGTTCCATGAACATCTCCGTGGAAAACGGCTTTCGTCTGTTTATCACGTTGCCAAAGGAGGACGTATGAATTTAGTCATTGTGGATGATGATCCCATTGTCGTCGAAAGTCTTCGTCTCATCATTGAAGGCGGCTCAAAAAGCTATCCCGAGGCCATTACGGTGGTCGGAACGGGAAACAGCGGGGAGGATGCTGTAGAGCTCTATGCAAAAACCCATCCGGACATTTTGCTTCTGGACATTCGTATGGAAGGCATGAACGGACTCGATGCAGCGAAAGAAATTTTGCGCCAGGACCCCCATGCGCCGATTTTATTTCTCACGACGTTTCTGGATGAGGACTATATTGTGGAAGCGCTTCGCCTCGGCGCACGCGGCTATTTGCGAAAGTCCGGCGTGGAGTCCCTTCTTCCCTCTCTCTACGCCGTGCAAAACGGGCATCACGTCTATGGCGATGAAATTGTAGAAAAATTACCGCACCTGCTTCAACGTCCTCACCAAGCCGCCAACGATCCGTTTGCCGCGCTAAAGGAGGACGAATGGAATATCGTGCGTTTGGTCTCCGAAGGAAAAAGCAATAAAGAAATTGCGGATGCCCTTCACTTCTCGGAAGGAACCATCCGCAATTATCTCAGTTTAATTATGGAAAAATGTCAGGTGCAGGGGCGCACGCAACTGGCCATTGCCTTTTACAAGGCCGGCCACATTCATTAGCCTATGTTAGGGCGCCAAATAGCCGCTCCCTGCGTCTTTCGCCGCGTGGACACGCTTAGCCATGCGCTACCTTCTTTTCGATGACGCTTAGTCTATCGTAATGTCCTCAAACAGATCCGGCAACAGCTCCCGGAACTTCGGCAACAGAAGGCGAACGATCTCACGAATTTGCGGATGCGCCGCTTTGGAGCCGCGCAGGCGCAGGAAATGGCGCCATTCCCGCATATTCATCGTTACGACGATTTCCGTTTTTAGGCTGTTCGGCAAAATGCTGCGCGCTTCTTCCGGTGTCGCACCGGCTTCAATCAAAGCAAAATAGCCTTTCTCAATGGAAGCCATTTGTTCTTTCCATAGGGTGTAGCAAGTGTCGCCCTCATTCCAGAACAGTGGTTTGATGAAGGTAAGCTCGTTTCCAAACTTATCTTTGGTGTAATTGCAGTAGCGCGTGCTTTCCTGGCTGTAGCTGGCAATGCGATGACGAACGATTTCATGCGTCACGCCGCGGTCACAGATGATTTTCACACTGAGCTTTTCGTGTTCGATCACGCTCTCATGCCCGCTTTGTACCAAACGGCGCAGAAACGGTCCCGCCGTATTTTCTTTGATATTCGCTTCGCTTTTGTAGCAAACGCGCCCTGCCGCTTCCATATTGCGCAGCATCTGACGGGGATCCGGATTTCCCAGAATCTCTATGGACGGAGGAATAATCTGCATCAGTATCTCCTTTTCGAGCTCTCTGGCAATAGCTTTCGTTTACAGTTCACGGCAGGAGAGAACACGCACATCGCCTTTTGCTCTCTCTTGCGCCACGCAGGAGGCTGTGAGCATGGCAATCATGCGACCGTCCAAGGCCGATTTTGCGGCAGCCTTTGCAGCGGCCGGCGCTTTTTTAGCCGGCTTTTTCGGCGCTTCTTCTTCGCCGCCCGGAATATACTTCAACAAGCTGATAATAGCCGTTAGCAAAATCAGGATGAGAAATACAATGAGCATCGAAAACGCGCTGACGAAAAGGGCATCGCTTAAACCAAATGGATTCATAATACGTCCTTCCTTAGTTTTTGCGCAAAATGGTAGCGAATGAGCGCTCCTTCGCGCATAGCTTTAAATCGACATGTTCACCGGTTCTTGCCGATGAGAAATCGGTATTGTTTTACCTGTTATTTTATTCTATCCTATTTCCCCTCGGGAAGAAACATCTCGAAGCATTCCGCTCCGCCACCGGAGGACAAATGGGCGGCTACCGCCATAACAGCCACTTTTTCTAGCGTAACGGATTCGCTATTCGATGTCGTCGCTGCCTGTGTTGCTGCAGCGGCCGCTGCCGCTTTTTCCTGTTTGGCTTTCTCCTCCGCTTCTGCTTTGGCTTTGGCCGCAGCTTCTTCCTCTTTCCAGGCTCCGGTCAGCAAAGACTCCACCTGTTGCGGGAACAGAATATAGGCAATAACTTCTTCTTCGGCCGCTTCACGTCCCAACGCTTTTTCCAGTTTTTTCTTCTCGTCTTCATAGATAAACGGAAGATCATCCGGGTCGGTCGGCTTTTTCGGCTCGATGCCTTTCAAAACCTTGGCCACCACCTCGGGGTCTTTCTCAGCCGGCGAGCGTCCATAAAAGCCTTGCACATAATCTTTAATCTCCTTCGGCACCATTTTATAGCGTTCGCCGAAGAGCACGTTCATGACGGCCTGTGTTCCTACCATTTGGGAAAGCGGCGTGACCAGCGGCGGATAACCCATATCTTTTCGCACATTTGGCACCTCTTTAAGAACATCATTAAAGCGATGGCCTTGCTTCTGGCCTTCCAATTGGCTTAAAAGATTGGAGAGCATGCCGCCCGGAACCTGATAGGTCAAGATCTTGGGATTCGGTACCAGGGAGCGTGCACGCATGTCCCCGGAAGCAATGTATTTCGAAGCCAGACGATCGGCAATCTCGTAGGCTTCGCTGAGGGCTTCGCGATCAATGTTAACCTCGCGCCCTGCAAGCTTGGCCACTTCGAGAAGCGTCTCATCTGCCAAGTGGGATGTTCCGCCGGAGAAGGGAGAAATGCAGCCATCCACAATATCCACCCCGGCCTTCATGGCCTCCAGCATGACCAATGCGGTCGCGTTGCCGGTGGTGTGGGTGTGCAAATCGATGGGCACATCCACCGCTTTTTTCAGCGCCGAAACCAGCTCATAGGCATTTTGCGGCGTGCAGATACCGGCCATATCCTTGATACAGATGGAGTCTGCACCCATGTCGACAAATTCTTTCGCCAGCTTGACGTAGTACTCATTGTTGTGCACCGGGCTTACGGTGTAAGCGATGGCCCCTTGTAGATGACCATGATGCTTTTTGACAAAGCGAAACGCATTCTTGAGATTATTGGTATCATTCAGGGCATCGAAGCAACGAATGACATCAATGCCGTTTTCGATGGTCAAACGAATGAAACGCTCCAGCGTATCATTGTCATAATGGCGATAGCCTACGATGTTTTGCCCACGCAGAAGCATCGAGAGCTTGGTGTTCTTTGCCGCCTGACGAATTTCGCGCAGATTCTCCCATGCACTTTGATGCAAAAAGCGAAATGCAGAGTCAAACGTTGCCCCGCCCCAAACTTCCATCGAATGGAAGCCCACTTTGTCCAACGCTTTCGCCAAGGTAATGATGTCTTCGCGCTGCATGCGCGTGGCCAGTAGCGACTGATTGCCATCTCGAACCGTTAAATCTTGAATAAACACTTCGCTCATTTTATGTCCTCTCTGTCCATCCGTGTCGACTCACTGCCCTTATTATAGTGAATATTGATGAAAAGGGAAAATGTTTGTGTGGCTTTTCGTGAAGTCTTATTTTTCTCTTCGCGACGGATTATTTTTGCCGTTCCTAAAGAAATAAGTGTATACTATCTTTAGATTTTCCAGATAAGGAGGTTCCCAAATGCCCAATATCAAAACCAGTACGGATTTACGTAACAACTATAATGAAATTTCTTCTTTCTGTCACGAATCTGACGAACCGCTTTTTATTACAAAAAACGGGCGCGGTGATTTAGCGGTAATGAGCATTGATTTTTATAACCGGATGATGGGAAGATATGAGCTTTATCAGCTGCTTGAGCAAAGTGAAGCCGATTTTGCGCAGGATCGCACCATGTCCTTTGCAGACTCCCTGAAAAGTGTCAGAGAAAGTTTGGAAAATGGAACACTATGAAGTTCTCGTTTCCGAATCCTTTCATCGAGATCTGACCAACATTGTGTACTACCTTGCTCATCAATTGGATGCGCCTCTTGCCGCTTCCTCTTTTTTGGCAAATGTGGAGAAAACCGTGGAAAGCCTCTCGTTTATGCCTTATCGATTTTCCCTCGTAGATGACGCGTATCTTCGTCCCAAAGGCTTTCGAAAATGCGTAATCAAGAACTATCTTCTTTTCTATCGAATCCGGGAAGAAGACAAAACGATAGCAATTCACCGTCTTCTCCATACCAAACAAAACTGGTTACAAATTTTATGATTTTCTCTGCCGATCTTTAGTTTTCAAAAAGCGAGAGGAGCTTTTTATGCGTTCCAAACGGATTGAATCGCTGTTAAAGGAATTTATGGCCTTGCCTACCGTAACGGGCACCGCCGACGAAAAGTTGGCTTTGCCGTTTTATCGCACGTTTTTTTCGTCACTTCCCTATTTTCA
This window contains:
- a CDS encoding ABC transporter permease encodes the protein MRKLFAYHLKQIIRQREALIWGFSLPVVLLLIFSMVFRPTTKEDLSLPVSRIGLIQGQEADFPDFMADLEAKKGVWKNQKWTEETPEKNAKLPLVYGNFSTLEEARAAMNAGAIDAIVLDAKAGKYETRMARSYVLMIVQQILRSYQTKTNMEEIAKSAVTKAPTSVPAVAQEQKVEALEVNPDLRTGGVDQMLSFQFACIAYITFYAFSMGNHLLDNLHANQGPLGLREQISPLERRKSFVLHFGAYLVIYIGFTLVLYLLLRLLGAEAATKTNIWALLLLLFLGQCCGIVIGVVVAALLPEAKGVRQAIGILLPLFLGFLSGMMVSGVRTSVQAAAPLLDALNPVNMVNDGLYGLYTQGVGEIYHTAMAHLAITLVLFLGITIIALRRDRYESL
- a CDS encoding ABC transporter ATP-binding protein; translated protein: MEHVVKVNDLVKRYKELVAIDHLSLTVDKGEIFGLLGPNGSGKTTLINCILALLKFDHGEIEIFGTPMSSTNASVKKQIGLVPQNVAVYEELTVQENIDYFCSLYVQDEKKRKALVEEAIHFVELEDFRHFHPSKLSGGLLRRLNLACGIAHKPRLLILDEPTVAVDPQSRNRILEGIRKLRDEGATVIYTSHYMEEIELLCDRLVILDHGKSLVEGTSREILAQTSLRETVKVGVAELTDAQLAWIRQEPAFVSPSYDGKYLQLQLRTSAMSAIDLIHRLEEKGISLLSIETDRPTLNDVFLEITGKELRDHA
- a CDS encoding sensor histidine kinase; protein product: MKRFYLWGGVVLLSVLATFFLSALPLSVDAYLHILFILSGNALFYLLSLLAPEKVSQKHKAFLFLLSASLITLFSGSLPYLVAFLPGLFFLLPDSSPIRLTGILLFLIVFLCCGVSPYTLLLSVLAFYANYVAGTWRKDSHRLEKTLYSLDEETQKSNVLNRRYLALEESQSLLQDNAILQERQRIARDIHDHVGHELTSAILQLKALEFRIADPSLLVPVRQLLEESMTEIRNSVHNLHDQSLNLAEEVQLLLDRYTYCPVYKEIHLQTEPPGAVHFTLLAAIKEALKNTATHSNATKAEILLSETPTFYRLLLVDNGTTAVKHPEAGNGLGLLSLQQRVDALNGSMNISVENGFRLFITLPKEDV
- a CDS encoding response regulator transcription factor — translated: MNLVIVDDDPIVVESLRLIIEGGSKSYPEAITVVGTGNSGEDAVELYAKTHPDILLLDIRMEGMNGLDAAKEILRQDPHAPILFLTTFLDEDYIVEALRLGARGYLRKSGVESLLPSLYAVQNGHHVYGDEIVEKLPHLLQRPHQAANDPFAALKEDEWNIVRLVSEGKSNKEIADALHFSEGTIRNYLSLIMEKCQVQGRTQLAIAFYKAGHIH
- the thyX gene encoding FAD-dependent thymidylate synthase; this encodes MQIIPPSIEILGNPDPRQMLRNMEAAGRVCYKSEANIKENTAGPFLRRLVQSGHESVIEHEKLSVKIICDRGVTHEIVRHRIASYSQESTRYCNYTKDKFGNELTFIKPLFWNEGDTCYTLWKEQMASIEKGYFALIEAGATPEEARSILPNSLKTEIVVTMNMREWRHFLRLRGSKAAHPQIREIVRLLLPKFRELLPDLFEDITID
- a CDS encoding OadG family transporter subunit, with the protein product MNPFGLSDALFVSAFSMLIVFLILILLTAIISLLKYIPGGEEEAPKKPAKKAPAAAKAAAKSALDGRMIAMLTASCVAQERAKGDVRVLSCREL
- a CDS encoding pyruvate carboxylase subunit B gives rise to the protein MSEVFIQDLTVRDGNQSLLATRMQREDIITLAKALDKVGFHSMEVWGGATFDSAFRFLHQSAWENLREIRQAAKNTKLSMLLRGQNIVGYRHYDNDTLERFIRLTIENGIDVIRCFDALNDTNNLKNAFRFVKKHHGHLQGAIAYTVSPVHNNEYYVKLAKEFVDMGADSICIKDMAGICTPQNAYELVSALKKAVDVPIDLHTHTTGNATALVMLEAMKAGVDIVDGCISPFSGGTSHLADETLLEVAKLAGREVNIDREALSEAYEIADRLASKYIASGDMRARSLVPNPKILTYQVPGGMLSNLLSQLEGQKQGHRFNDVLKEVPNVRKDMGYPPLVTPLSQMVGTQAVMNVLFGERYKMVPKEIKDYVQGFYGRSPAEKDPEVVAKVLKGIEPKKPTDPDDLPFIYEDEKKKLEKALGREAAEEEVIAYILFPQQVESLLTGAWKEEEAAAKAKAEAEEKAKQEKAAAAAAATQAATTSNSESVTLEKVAVMAVAAHLSSGGGAECFEMFLPEGK
- a CDS encoding type II toxin-antitoxin system Phd/YefM family antitoxin; translated protein: MPNIKTSTDLRNNYNEISSFCHESDEPLFITKNGRGDLAVMSIDFYNRMMGRYELYQLLEQSEADFAQDRTMSFADSLKSVRESLENGTL
- a CDS encoding type II toxin-antitoxin system RelE/ParE family toxin; translated protein: MEHYEVLVSESFHRDLTNIVYYLAHQLDAPLAASSFLANVEKTVESLSFMPYRFSLVDDAYLRPKGFRKCVIKNYLLFYRIREEDKTIAIHRLLHTKQNWLQIL